In Haematobia irritans isolate KBUSLIRL chromosome 1, ASM5000362v1, whole genome shotgun sequence, a genomic segment contains:
- the LOC142227367 gene encoding uncharacterized protein LOC142227367, which translates to MIGDWKSNIKSETAPAVQKSTTSIAVPPCDTQVFHGDYVNWPSFRDLFTAIYVNNKRLSPVEKLYHLFQKKAGEAREINRNIPLTSEGFEIAWDNLKSQYENKKILINSQLRILFILPQCTNESASGLKKLQREITNCISVLKLLNIEIGTLDPIFVYQCSSKLPKLTLSLWEQSIAKNSEIPKWEELDNFVTERYHILEGVSDMITGGDTNPLQRYNIFDKSRQYKVHHTKISEQRCPICKGNHMVKSCTKFVSMNFKSRLTAVKRSHCCINCLAQGHIAVACTSKNRCAKCNAKHHTLMHKENIVSRDCSDKSIDNSNLSQNDQNQS; encoded by the coding sequence ATGATAGGAGATTGGAAATCGAACATAAAGAGTGAAACTGCCCCAGCAGTTCAAAAATCGACCACATCTATAGCTGTTCCCCCATGTGATACACAGGTATTTCATGGTGATTATGTCAACTGGCCCAGCTTTCGAGATCTCTTTACAGCTATTTATGTGAATAATAAAAGGTTGAGTCCGGTTGAAAAGTTATAccatttattccaaaaaaaagcgGGAGAGGCCCGGGAGATAAATAGAAACATTCCCCTCACTTCGGAGGGGTTTGAAATAGCATGGGACAATCTTAAAAGCCAATatgaaaacaagaaaatattaataaacaGCCAATTGCGAATATTGTTCATTCTGCCCCAATGCACAAACGAATCTGCAAGTGGTTTGAAGAAGCTTCAAAGAGAAATAACTAATTGTATTTCCGTTTTGAAACTTTTGAATATTGAGATAGGAACCTTGGACCCAATTTTTGTTTACCAATGTTCCTCTAAGTTGCCCAAATTGACTCTTTCTCTATGGGAGCAATCAATTGCGAAGAATAGTGAAATACCAAAATGGGAAgagttagataattttgttactgAACGTTATCACATTCTCGAAGGGGTATCGGACATGATAACTGGGGGTGACACTAACCCGCTTCAAAGGTATAACATATTCGATAAATCTAGGCAATATAAGGTGCACCACACTAAAATATCAGAACAGCGATGTCCGATATGCAAGGGGAACCATATGGTGAAGTCATGCACCAAGTTTGTTAGCATGAATTTCAAATCCCGTTTAACTGCCGTGAAACGCTCACATTGTTGTATAAACTGTTTGGCCCAAGGGCATATAGCCGTAGCTTGTACCAGTAAGAATAGATGTGCGAAATGTAACGCCAAACATCATACGTTGAtgcataaagaaaatattgtttcacgAGATTGTTCCGACAAGTCTATAGATAATTCGAATCTTTCCCAAAATGATCAGAATCAGTCGTAG